From a single Saimiri boliviensis isolate mSaiBol1 chromosome 15, mSaiBol1.pri, whole genome shotgun sequence genomic region:
- the LOC101034082 gene encoding lymphocyte antigen 6E: MKTLLVLLAALLGVERAGSLMCFTCLNQKSNLYCLKPTICSDQDNYCLTVTASAGIGKIVTFGHTLSKSCSPACPLPGNINAGIASMGIRCCQGFLCNFSAADGGLRASATLLGAGLLLSLLPALLRFGP; the protein is encoded by the exons ATGAAGACCTTGCTGGTGCTGCTGGCTGCCCTTCTGGGTGTTGAGCGAG CCGGCTCGCTGATGTGCTTCACCTGCCTGAACCAGAAGAGCAATCTGTACTGCCTGAAGCCCACCATCTGCTCCGACCAGGACAACTACTGCCTGACGGTGACCGCGTCCGCCGGCATCG GAAAGATCGTCACATTTGGCCACACCCTGAGCAAGTCCTGTTCCCCGGCCTGTCCCCTCCCGGGAAACATCAATGCTGGTATAGCTTCCATGGGCATCCGCTGCTGCCAGGGTTTCCTGTGCAATTTCAGCGCGGCCGACGGCGGGCTGCGGGCCAGCGCCACCCTGCTGGGTGCCGGACTGCTGCTGAGCCTGTTGCCTGCCCTGCTGCGCTTCGGCCCCTGA